The Phragmites australis chromosome 1, lpPhrAust1.1, whole genome shotgun sequence genomic interval CCTACTGAAACATCTTCATGATTTATGCTTTTTAATGCCCACTTTCCTAATTTTAAAAGGTAGGTAGAATCCATTTTCTCTACTGCAAATTGACCATCTTCGATTCGGTTAGAGTTATGATATACGGGCTTGATATATTTGAAGTTTTTCATTTAGTTTGATATATGCCTATCAATTATTCACTCAATGCACTGCACTAGTATTGACATTAGCATTGAAACAGGGAactttacaaaaataatattcagGGAACAATCCCGTCTGAGCTTGGTAACTTGAAGAATCTAATAAGCTTGGACTTGTACAAGAACAACATTTCTGGGACTATACCTCCCACCCTTGGAAAGTTGAAGTCCCTGGTATTCTTGTAAGTTTATTTCTTCAAATGCTCTTTACATATTGTAAAATAGTCGTCACATATTAGCAATGAAACATGGACTTGATTCTGGTTCTGCTGAAGATGATTATTCTGTGTTTTTTGAAATTGTGTTGGGTTGTGGTGGGGCAGGCTCTGTGCTGTTCATATTTAGGTACAGTTACACATACGTTGAGCTGTAAATGTGATTGACCTTTACGATCAATAGTAAGGTTTGCTACTATTTCCACATCATTATACCTTGCTTACACATGGTTGTGCTTCATAGGCGGCTCAATGGCAATCATTTGACTGGGCCGATCCCTAGGGAATTGGCTGGAATATCTAGTCTCAAAGTTGTGTAAGTACAAATCAACGTTCAATATTAAGTTTTCTATTCACTCCACATGAATCTTCCATGTGACAATTTATCCGCCTTCTTCTTTCAGTGATGTTTCAAGTAATGATCTGTGCGGAACAATTCCCACATCTGGACCATTTGAGCACATTCCTCTTAGCAAGTAAGTTTGACTGCCTGTTGTTGTATCTCCTTGACCAAGATAAATTACATCTTGAAAGATTTGGGCTGCCTCAGCCACTACGAGGGCCTGAAGTTCATCCATAAGCTATGCTTGTCCGCTCCTGTCGGTTCAGCATCATTACACTGCATTTCTTTTGTATTTGCACACATTTTTGTATTATGTGATTAGTCCTTATTAACACCAGTGCACTCCGTTATTGTTGCAAACATGCCTGGGGAATTCTTTGTTTTAACTTAGAGGTCATTGAAAATTTTTGGTGAATACTTGTTCCGTTACTCTTGGATGGCTGCTTCCCTAATAATGAAGTGGATCACCTCCATTGTTGATTCAAAATGATATGCCTAGAATCTTATATTATCAATCTAAAAGGGCATCTGGCTGCACTATCACAACCATGTTGTTTGTATCTTGTTTAATTGGATGAGTCCTAGTGTCCTACACCCCACCTGGTGGCATTTTTGGACTTGAGAATAATTTAGTTGATGAATGATCAAACCAAATTCGAAGCACCTGTTTCATGTCCCTTGTGGCTGCATTCTTACTAGGAcatcttttatattttctatatttttgttGGGTGGAAGGACGGGGATAAAACGCTGCCAGCAAGTTGGTGTCACTTTTCTAGTCATATGAACACTAGAACAACAGTGGTTCTCTATCCTGGAAATTGTGTTAAGTACAGTCCTAATGCTGTAGTCTCCGGCATGGATGTTTTAGTTTTGCAGTGGCGCATATTTTACTTGTATCGAGCTTACATTTTTTAAGCTCCAAGAAATTAACCTGTGtgttttcttaaaaaagaaTAACCTATGTGCATTATGTTTTTCGTGCAGCTTTGAGAAGAACCCACGCTTGGAAGGTCCAGAACTACAAGGCCTGGCTGTATATGACACCAACTGCTAGAGGGCAACATGAAGAAAAGGATGGCTAGAAAGTAACGGGCGTACAAGGTTACTGAAAATCGGGTGATATATATTTTGTTAGGTCTGGTCCTGCCACTCTGTAATCCTCCCTCCCTACATAGCTCTTATTTGCGCCTTGCTGTCTGCAAGAAAGTTGTATGTTCTAGCAGAATGCTCTAGAATGCTTTCTTTCTGTCAAAGTAAACGAGAAACTGCTTATTATGACTGAAATGATAATGTCGTTTTCTCTACAACGGAGTTATTGCTTGCTTCCTTGTGTTATATTAACCAAACTCGTAGTATTGCATAATTCATTGTgaactagtctagccttgttagTTGTGCAAATTGATGCAGCGGTGCTCTCTTGTTGTCGATAGACTGGAAATGTGTCTGCTGATGGATATCTTGGCATGAACAAGCTAGTTACAGTTTTTTTGGACTAGAAAGGTATTGAAAAGTTCGTCAGTTCACTCACTGAATTTTGTTTAAAATTTGATTATTGACTTTTGAAAGCCATTGCTTGCTGGTGATTTATGGTAGCACCAGTATTATTTAATAAAGTGACATTGCAGACTTGCAGTTTGGAGGACCTGAAGTTCAGATGATGTTGTATCATTGTTAATAGTACATTAGTTGGTGCAGCCTGCAGCTGCCAGCTGGTCGATGTAATGTGTAACATTGAAATGGAATTGCTGAGATCTCTTTGAATTTCCTTCTTCCTTGCTGAGCCGAATGAGATCAGGTTCGTGGACCAAAATTAAATACTGGTATACTACACTCAACAGTACTACACTAATGATGCCAACCTAACTTGCCAACCAAGTTATTTTTCAGAAAACGGAAGGAGAAATAAGAGCATTTATGCTAACATGTGTTAAACAAGCTGTCACTCTTCTAAAAAAACTGTCAATGTTTAAATTCTGCTGCTAGCTCAGGCAAGTCGTCAGTGGTTGCTAGCTCAAGCAAGGTTGGCTTGCAGTTACGACCCAACAGTCTTCATTGCAGACAACCGGAGAACAGGTCGTGTGCACCCTCACTATATTCTTGTCATGTTCGAGCAAGTGTttctctttatttatatatatatatatatagaaaaattagTATGTACTTTCGTGAGTACATATTTTTTACTATGATATACCGTATAAATGAACTGTATATACTCATTTATCACtctaagtatacttatatactttTTCTAAGATACTTaatgttaattaaaaaaaattaaaaagaagttcatcaattttaatagcttttgataataccttcatattcctatatttatatatagaaAGTATATTTGGTACTCTGAGAGTATATACTCTCACATACGTATCTTATAATATAGGGAGTATCTCATATGATAAATAGAGTATTTTAAAATAAgcatataagtatacttatagtgataaaggagtatatccagtttatttatgtggtatattaTAATATGGAGTATGTATCTTCAGTAGTACAGACTAGTTTACCTATATAGGAAGCATATTTGTTATTCCAGAAATACGTACTCTCACATACGTATCTCACAACATAGAAAATATCTTATATGATAAATAGTATGTACATAGAGCATGTGATAGTACAAACTAGTTTTTCTAGTTCGTTCACACGAAGCAGCAGCGACCTGCATTATGGAAGCAACCGATGTTGCCACTGCTACACAAGTTTCCTATAAATTGTTACACTCGCTCCAAGTCCTTCCCATCTTAGCGTTCACCGATCAAAAGTAGACGGGTAGCCAGGAGTTGCCGGAAATGGCCCACGGTGGACCACGAGTTGAGAGCAGAGAAAAAATTTCGGTatgatatatataatatatctaGTTTATTAGGTCCTTGAactctaataaaaaaattatcatatttaatagtattttgtttaaaatttatctaatatatttgataaattatatttattgGTGACTTTGGATTAATTTTATTTACTAGTAAAAAAACCTGACTCCTTTTTCCATGAGGCTTTGGCCATGAAACAGTCTCACCACGCGCCTCCGTCACTACgctaagaccatctctaactatattttcttttattttattttctttctgattttCCTCACTgttcctatttttttattttctcttatttttaataGTTTATTTTCGAAGAGATTCGTGAAGATAAATGAGATAATCTCGTtttgaagaaaataattttgagaatttcATTCGGAAGAGAATGATCTTGCAAATCCTTTCATAAAAAAaacgtgaaaaaaattattagagggCTAAAAAATGAAAATCCATCCGTGAAAGAATTTTAGTTCCTGCCATGAGTCCGTAGAGATGGTCTAAGCGTCTCCTCGGAATGATGCAACGCAGCTTACTACTCCTCCCacgcctcttcctcctcgcgcCCCGAGACCGCGCAACCCGGCATCAGCACGATCGAATACGCGAGTCGGGCTCGGGCCAGGCGGTGAGGCCGGCAGGCTAACCTCCTCCACCTCGTAATCAACCAATCTCTCCCGGAGGAGGGACTTAGGGAGGGGTGAGGACTGAGCAGCGAGGCATGCTCCTGCTGCGGCGCTTTGCCGGGACCGGTCGGCGGCGGGGCCTCGCGGGGCTCGCCTCTGGGGTCCCCCGGGAGACGGCGGACGCCGTGGTGGTGGGCGCCGGCGTCGTAGGCCTCGCGGTGGCGCGCGCGCTGGCGATGGCCGGGCGCGaggtggtcgtggtcgaggtgGCCTCCAGCTTCGGCACcggcaccagctcccgcaacAGCGAGGTCATCCACGCCGGAATCTACTACCCTCCTCGCAGCCTCATGGTGCGTGCGCCATTTGCTGGCTGCCCACGGGCTTCGTTTAATTTACCAGACGTGCAGTGCACACGGTTCCTAATTTTGCAGAGGCTTGATGCTTGGAGGAACTGAGGAAGTTTGGGCTCGAATTGTGATGGAGATTGTTAAAATTAAGTAATCAACTTGTGCATGATCATGTCATGCGTAATTGCAAACTCAACCAATAGTTAGTTTTGGGCGACTCACGAtagaattattttcatagaATTATGGATGTAAATATGTTCCAGATGACACATACAATTTGTATGTTTAGAGTTGGTTCAGCCTTTTGTGGTTGGGGCTTGTACATTGCATCTCAGCTCTACGAGAAAAATCTTAATTTGTATTAGGAAAGTGCTAGGTAATAGTCCTACAAAGTATTTGCATATCAGTTCTCACCATGTTGGATACTTGATATTGATTGGAGCATTTCAGGCTCTTAATTGTCAGTGTGCTCGGGATTCTAAATTGTTTCTCAAATGTCAATATGAGAAATTATGCATATATTGTACGAAAACCTCCTTGCGCAGCGTGATAAATCACTAAGATGCTTGCTGGGCATGCTTCCTGGAATGTATGAGACAAGACTTTTACTGTGAATATTAGAGAAGGAACTCTAATATTATATTTATGCTGCATGAAAATGGAAGTTTATGCGGAGCTCTATCACATTGGTGTGTCACTGATTCTACCTGTGAAATTCTTTGTAGGCTTGTCTTTGTGTAAGAGGAAAGGAAATGCTCTACAAGTACTGTGCAGAACGATGGATCCCCCACAAACGGCTCGGTAAACTCATCGTTGCTACTGGTCTTGCAGAGACTGCTAAGCTGGACATGCTCCTCACGAATGCTAAACAAAATGGAGTTGATGATCTTCAGATGATGGAAGGTTCTCAAGCTATGGAGATGGAACCTGAGCTTCGATGTCTTAAAGCTTTACTATCACCTAGTACCGGGATAATTGACtctcattcattcatgctcTCCCTTTTGGTACTTGACAATCATATAAATCAGTTCCTGATTCTATTCTATCtttcgtttgttttcttccaacCCAGTACAATCCTTATAGGGATGTTAATGCCTTCACAAGTTTTGTTTGTGTTCCAAGAAGAAAATGTATGCATCGTTGAAATCAGTTTTTGTAGATGAAGCTTTGCACAGTGAAGTACTTTTAACTAGTTAATTGGCACAGGACCAAAAGCTTCTATGTAAAGAACTCCCTGCCATTTATGGGTCTTTCCACTACCAATTGGTCGTCAGAAAGATAATGTCATGTTCCTCAGAAAGATAACCCACTGCAATGCATGATACATAACTCTAAATTAGGGTATACTGTCATTTTATTTTCATTGTTTCTGCTGATGCAGGCTGATGCTGAGAACTTAGGAACAACCATATCATATAACACAGCAGTTATCGGTGGGCATGTCGGATATGAAGGCCTTGAACTCCATATTTCTGAAAGCAAAGAGCTGCACAAACATTCTTTAGGGTCTCATGTGTCCCCACAGCTCACTTTGCTTCCAAAGCTTCTGATAAACTCAGCAGGTTTGAGCGCAGTTCCACTTGCCAAAAGATTTCATGGTCTCAACCCATCATTTGTGCCCACTGCTTATTATGCTCGTGGATGTTACTTCACTCTCTCTCAAACCAAGAGTCCTTTCAGCCACTTAATATATCCTCTACCAGAGGATGGTGGTATAGGGGTCCATGTCACGCTGGACTTGAATGGCCTTGTTAGATTTGGCCCAGATGTTGAATGGATAGACAGTGGAATGGACCCTGTGTCATGTTTTCTGAATAGGTAAGCCATTGCCCATTGGAAATACTTTTATGTTCAAGTATTAACCATGCCACGGTTTTTGAAGCACAACTAACCAAAGCAGTTGAATCATGTTTCCTGTTCCTTTCCTTAGGAGAGGAAGTTTCATACTCTGTTCAGGCACACATATTTTGGTCTCTTGGTCAATGATCAATTAAGCCTCAATAAGTTACATGCCTTTATGCTCGATATAATTTGCAACGACTAAGACTACTTAGACTATGGTAAGTTTAAGATATCTGAATGACACATAATCAAACCAGTGTTTTCGCATGACAGTACAATTGGGTGCAACATCGTAGTTTCTGTGAGTATTAGCAGGATCTCTGGAATCTGGAGCACATGGCAAATAGTAGAGCTTGTGAACTTCTCATGCTATTAGTATCATTGAAATGAATGGAATTCACAAAGATCTAATTTTCCTTCAAATGTTATCCACATTTGCAAATAGAATTATTACATTTGCTGCGCCCAATTGCTTCTATGAGTTACCGAAGTAGTTCCTTTTCTAGAATATATTAAGGTGTTTATAACTTTTAGCATCCACCTTCTCAGGTTTGATTACTCAGTTAACCCCACCACGTGTTCCAAATTTTACCCTGTGATAAGGAAGTATTTTCCAAATCTCAAGGATGGGTCTTTGGAACCAGGTTATTCTGGGATGCGACCAAAGCTTTCAGGCCCTGGACAGCCTCCTTCAGATTTTGTTATTCAGGTGCTTGTCTGATACCATATGTTTGATACTTTGATCGGCATCTTGGGCCATACCAGCTTCAGCAGTTTATTTTTCATGTACATTCATGACCTGTTAAATTGAACGGCTGCAGGGGGAGGATGTCCATGGTATTCCTGGACTGGTTAACTTATTTGGAATAGAATCCCCTGGTTTGACATCAAGCTTGGCAATTGCAGAACATATCGTTTCAAGATATTTGTGATGGGATTCCCCTAACCGGCACTTCATTGTCAGACAGTCGCTGCTTCATATTTGTAGCAGGATGAAACCAATGTGTCTGGACCAGGATTTACCAACAAGTGATCGAGTAAAGAGTATTTTGAGTTGTTTTTTCGTTGGCTCTTATTGCTATGTAGATGCTGTTAGGAGCTGAAATTTGTTGGAAgtttcaaagaaaaataaactgtGACTGGCACCGGTTCCGATTCAAGGTCCGTGAAACCTTCCGATATGAAATCTGGCCTGGACTAGCTTGCATGCATTTCTAGAAGAATTGGATATCTGATCTAAACTTGCTAATTGCAGGGGAATGTATGGAGAACCTTCAAGAATTTGGCAGGGGAATATATTCAAATATCCAATGCAttgtttttttgggggggggggggtgtaaaTTCTGTAAAATCTTCGTGTTCCTCGAACTGAGATTTATACCAACTTGCCTGAGGCGTGATAATTCCACTTCTAGCTGCTCAACAAAAATGCGTTGAAACCCATCATTTTAGGGCATGGTGTATGTTGGCTCATCAAACTACAGTCCATAATTGAGCAAATTTGGCAGGATAGAAAGCAAGTAATGTATGATCCAGTGAATCGAACCACACAGGTTCCAATTTATCACATCCATCGAAGTTGTTCTTACAGCTTATCCTAATTCTGTTTGCCCAACAATTTAGCAAAGAACAGAAATACAGTAGTTGCAGTACTCAGTGGAGGGCCACTGTTACTTGTAAGTGCTTTAGGATTCGGGAAAAACTCTTCAAGCGCCAGCGTCCATCTGCCAGTACGACCAGTACTTCCACTGGTAAATACTTCACGTTTCCTTTCATTTGTCAGCCATTCATATTATCTGAAGTTTGAAGAATGAATGTAAGCGAAAATTGATAGTTCAAAATAAGGGGAAAAGGGTAGAAGCGGGCATTTACTACCTCACCGCTTCCTTTGCGCCCGCCACTTGTAAACAGGCTGTGATGTTGGAGTCTCCATCTCATCTTCACGGAGTTTCCTCTTGCGTCCAGGTTTCTGCCCCAGTATTAAACAAGTCAGTAACTGAAGAGCTAAACAATACAAAATTTTAGGTCAAATCCTAAATCCTAAATAGTAGCAAACACTCTCTCAATAGGTTTACAGATTTCAAATTAGGCCAATTTAGGAGAGTTGCTTTCAAATATGAACGAGTTCGCTGATTTGTCTGGATTTCACCCTTTTTATTACACTCAttgagagagcttcataaaatCTGATCTAAAAAGTGCAAAAGTGCAAACTGCAGTCGTTACCAAGTTAAGCTGGAAAGTAGCCAACTTCCAACAGACACTATCTGCCTTGTTATTTTTTCCACTGATCTAATACAGAGCGTATAATTAGCTTTTGGTTCATTCCTAGAAAGTTGAGGCTACCAATGACTTAAAGGCGAAGTTTCCATATGAAACTGAACAAGCTCCTTCCAGAAACATGCTGGAAACCTAACACTAGCAACCTAGCAGCAACCAATTCAGCAAAATTTTGCCATATTGCTCCTTTTCCCGTCAGAGTTGAGTGAGCAACTTAGCACGCAATATACCAATTATTTTTTGGCAGAGTTGTGGATTTCATGTCACCAACTGGCTACACTATGCCAAGGGGGCGCACAGGCACCCAGGTACAACAAAACATTAGTGATAATCAACTCACTTTGACCATATGTTCCCCccattttaataaaaaattgttCACTCTAAAACAGTCAAATTAATCATATTGCATTGATATTGTAAATGTTGCTATACGCATGTGAAGTTGTGCACCCTCTTCATTTTAGTCCTAGCTTCGCCCCTGCCCCTTTCAGAAACAAACCAGAAAAGTGTGATAGTGCTTTTCATAATGTTATTTCCTGTGAAACCGGATAGTTCCAGAGTCAATCGTA includes:
- the LOC133922880 gene encoding leucine-rich repeat protein 1, whose translation is MAGKAAGALAVALVLALAGANSEGDALSALRRSLKDPGVVLQSWDPTLVNPCTWFHVTCDRDNRVTRLDLGNLNLSGHLVPELGRLDHLQYLELYKNNIQGTIPSELGNLKNLISLDLYKNNISGTIPPTLGKLKSLVFLRLNGNHLTGPIPRELAGISSLKVVDVSSNDLCGTIPTSGPFEHIPLSNFEKNPRLEGPELQGLAVYDTNC
- the LOC133922849 gene encoding L-2-hydroxyglutarate dehydrogenase, mitochondrial; the encoded protein is MLLLRRFAGTGRRRGLAGLASGVPRETADAVVVGAGVVGLAVARALAMAGREVVVVEVASSFGTGTSSRNSEVIHAGIYYPPRSLMACLCVRGKEMLYKYCAERWIPHKRLGKLIVATGLAETAKLDMLLTNAKQNGVDDLQMMEGSQAMEMEPELRCLKALLSPSTGIIDSHSFMLSLLADAENLGTTISYNTAVIGGHVGYEGLELHISESKELHKHSLGSHVSPQLTLLPKLLINSAGLSAVPLAKRFHGLNPSFVPTAYYARGCYFTLSQTKSPFSHLIYPLPEDGGIGVHVTLDLNGLVRFGPDVEWIDSGMDPVSCFLNRFDYSVNPTTCSKFYPVIRKYFPNLKDGSLEPGYSGMRPKLSGPGQPPSDFVIQGEDVHGIPGLVNLFGIESPGLTSSLAIAEHIVSRYL